AACTTCCGGCACAGGGCAAGACCGAGCCCCGTCCCCTCCTGCTTCGCGGCGCTGGCTCCCACCTGCCGAAACTCCTCGAACACCGCCTCCTGGTCCTCCGGCGCGATGCCGACGCCGGTGTCGCGGACCGACACCTCGACAGCCCCGTCCCGCGGCGCGGCCCCGACCTCGATCCGGCCACCCTCGGGCGTGAACTTC
This genomic interval from Candidatus Methylomirabilota bacterium contains the following:
- a CDS encoding ATP-binding protein, with the protein product KFTPEGGRIEVGAAPRDGAVEVSVRDTGVGIAPEDQEAVFEEFRQVGASAAKQEGTGLGLALCRKFVELHGGKIWVTSQVGAGSTFTFTLPTTR